The sequence CCCGCGGCCAAGCGGGCAGCCAGGGCCAGTCGTGAGGCCGAAAAGCAGCCGGGTCGCGGCAGGCAGACCGCCGGGCGCAAGGTCCTCGACGGACCCGAAACCGTGCTGGGCCGCAATCCGGTCGTCGAGTGCCTGCGCGCCGGTGTCCCGGCGACCGCACTGTATGTCGCGGTCGGCACCGAGAGCGACGACCGTTTGAAGGAATCGGTGCAGCGGGCGGCCGACGCCGGCATTTCCATCCTCGAGGTTCCGCGAACCGATCTCGACCGGCTCAGCGCCAACGGCCTGCACCAGGGAATCGCGTTGCAGGTGCCGCCGTACCGTTACGCGCACCCCGACGATCTCCTCGCGGAGGCCCGTAAGCATCAAGAGGCGCCGTTGCTCGTGGCCCTCGACAACATCACCGATCCGCGCAACCTCGGTGCCGTCGTTCGATCGGTGGCTGCGTTCGGCGGACACGGTGTGGTGATCCCGGAGCGCCGTAGCGCAGCGGTGACCGCGGTGGCCTGGCGGACGAGTGCGGGAGCGGCGGCCCGGCTGCCGATCGCCCGCGCCACCAATCTGACTCGTACGCTGAAGGATTGGGCATCCAAGGGTGTACAGGTCGTCGGTCTCGACGCGGGCGGTGACACCACTCTCGACGACTTCGACGGCAGCGGTCCCGTCGTGGTCGTGGTCGGCTCGGAGGGCAAGGGCCTGTCGCGTCTGGTTCGGGAGAACTGCGACGCCATCCTGAGCATTCCCATGGCTGGGCCCGTCGAGTCGCTCAACGCTTCCGTCGCCGCAGGCGTCGTACTCGCCGACATCGCGCGTCGCCGCCGGAGCTAGCCGGGACACGAACACCGAAGTGTCGTGGGCTCCGGCCGCCGTAACTGTGTGACACTCGTGAGGGTCATCGTGGGATCGTCGGCGCGACCATCCGGTGGAAGCGCATTCGGTGGCCGGGGCGCAATTGTGCGGCCATCGGCAGGTCGTCCTCGACGACGACCGCGATCACGGGATACCCACCCGTGACGGGATGATCGGCGAGGAACAGGATCGGCCGGCCGTCGGGCGGCACCTGCAAGGCTCCCGCCACCATCGCCTCACTCGGCAGTTCACGGGTAATCGCTCGATGCAGAGGTCCCGGCCCGGAGAGACGTGCGCCCACGCGGTTGGTGTCGGAGCTCACCGTCCAGGTTTCCCGCAGGAGCGCGTCGACCGATGCCTTGGTGAACCAGTCGTCGCGGGGTCCCAGTCGAACCCGCATCATCAACGGATCCTCGGGAGCTGCGGGCGGGGGCGCGAATTCGTCGGCAGGCCAGTCGGTGCAATCCGCTCCGACCAGTATTCGATCACCCTCGGCCACCGGGTCCGGGCCGAGATCCGACAGCGTGTCTCTCGAGCGGCTGCCCATCACCGGCGGAACATCGACACCCCCGCGCACCGCGAGGTAGCTACGCAGACCTTCCGACGCGTACGCCACCTCGAGCAGATCACCGGACTCGAGGTGCAGCATCGTGTAGTCGGGCTGCGGTCGTGAGTTGACGGTGACGGGCGCACGCGCACCGGTGACCGCGACCGACACGGTGCCCGCGACGCGCACGGCGAGGCCGCCCAGCGTGATTTCCAGAGTGGCGGCCCCGGACCTGTTGCCTACGAGCCGGTTTGCGCAGTCGTGGGCGACGCGGTCGGCAGCGCCGGACTCACCGACTCCCACCGAGGCGTATCCGGGCCTGCCCCGATCCTGCACGGTGGTGAAGGGTCCGGTGCGCACAACCTCGAGCCAAGCCATGGGCCGATTGTCTCGCACCACCACCCCCCGTGAGTACTTATTAACAAGGGGTGGTTAAGAAGTACTCACGGGCGCGAAGTGCACAACGACCCCGGGCCTCAGGAGCGCGGGGGGACTCCGCTGAGCATCCCAGATGCGCTCGTCCGTGCTGCCGATGAGCTGCCACCCGCCGGGAGAGTTTCGCGGATAAATCCCCGTGAACTCACCGGCGAGGCCGACAGCACCGGCTGGAACGGACGTTCGCGGCGTGGATCGCCGGGGAACGTGTAACTCGGGCGCACCTCCGGTGAGGTAGCCGAATCCCGGCGCGAACCCCGAGAAGGCCACCGTCCAGGGTGTGCCGGTATGCGCCTCGATCACCCCGTCGACCCCGAGGCCGGTCAGCTCGGCCACCTCCTCGAGGTCGGGCCCGTCGTAGCGGACGCTGATCTGTAGGTGCTCCGACGTGTCCTCGGGTGAGCCCGTTCGCGGTTCGGTGGTCCGCAACCATCGGACGACGCGGTCGCGGCTCGTTGCGGCACGATCGAATCTGACGAGGATGGTGCGGGCGGCCGGAACGATCTCGCCGACCCCCGGCGGCCGGGCCTCGTCGAGGGCACGGAAATGGGCGAGGACGGTGTCGAGGTCTTCGAACTCGGCCAGGACCGCAGCATCTCCGACGTCGAGTACCCGCATCAGACGAACGGTTCCACTGTGATGCCCTCGGCATCGAGCAACTGCCGGATGGACGCGGCCATCTCCACGGCCGCGGGAGTGTCGCCGTGTACGCAGACGGATTCCGGTGCGATCGCCAGCAGGGTGCCGTCGACGGCTTCGAGTGTGGAGTCGAGCGCCAACCGGCGTACCCGCTCGGCAACGACCGCCGGATCGTGAAGGACGGACCCAGCTGTCGTGCGCGGTACCAGCGTGCCCTCGGGTGTGTAGGCACGGTCGGCGAAGGCCTCGGCGACGGTCCGCAGGCCAGCGGCCTCCGCTTCCTCCAGGAATACCGAACCGGGCAGGCCGAGGACCGGGAGAGTGTCGTCGTAGGCACGGATTGCGGCGACCACCGCGCGCGCCTGCTCACGATGATGGACGATCGCGTTGTACAGCGCGCCGTGCGGTTTCACATACGCCACCGCCGAACCGCACACCTGCGCGAGCCCGTCCAGGGCGCCGATCTGATAGACGACGTCGGCGGTGAGGTCGCGGGGTGCGACGTCGATGAATCGTCGTCCGAAGCCGGCGAGATCGCGGTAACCGACCTGCGCGCCGATACGCACGGTCAGGTCGGCCGCCGATCTGCACGTGGACAGCAGCGTCGTGGGGTCACCGGCATGGAAACCACACGCCACGTTTGCACTGGTCACGAGTTTCAACATCGCGAGGTCGTCGCCGAGAGTCCACGCCCCGAAACTCTCGCCGAGATCACTGTTCAGATCGATGGCCGGCACATATTTGATACTAGGGTTCTCGCCCCCGTCTTGTAGATTCTCTGGCGGGGGCGGGTGGAACCGATGTGGGTCCTGCTGCGTCGAAACAAATAAGTGTGTTCGGCAGTGTGCTGATCGGGAGGGGACTCGTGGCTGATCCGGAGTGCATCAAAGACCCGGAGAATTTTCACTCCGACGGATGGGACCACGCACGCATCGCGAATGCCGTCGCCGGCATGGACGGAAATCAGATCAGTGCCGTCGCCCGGGCATGGACCGAATTGGGTTCGGCAGCAGGCGAAACCATTGTCGCCTTCAGTGACGCCGTCAAGAAACAGATTCGCGAGAGTTGGCAGGGCGCCGCGGCCTCCGCGGCGTACGCCGAAACGGAGCGTTACGCCGGCTCCGCACCTGAGGCGCGCGACCAACTACACGGTGTTGCGGGCGCGCTGACTCCGCTCATCGACACCGTCACGGCTCTTCGCGGCAGAGTGCCTCAGACGGTGGGCACCGGGCTCTGGGACAAGCTGACACCGTGGGATACCGATACGGAAGACGAGGTCTACCGCCGCGAAGGTGAAGCGCGGGACGCGATGGCCACCGTCTACAACCCGGGCCTCGCCACCTCGGACGGCTCCGTGCCCGAGTTCACGAAACCGGAAAGCAGGGTCGACGTCCCCTCGGGTCCGTCCGGTCCCGGTGTCGACCACGGAAGCAGTGCCCCGAATTCGAGCGATCGGATTGGTGGACCGAGCGAAGTGCAGCCGCTTTCCGGCGAGGCTCCCGCGGGCGAATCCACCGCTGCGGACAGCGCACCCACCGCAGATGGCACTGAGCAGAATGCGGCAACCGCGCCGACAGCGGCCACAGCACCGGCCACGACGGCCCCGGCCTCCGCGACGGGTGATCAGGCGCAGAGCCGGACGGGTATGCCGCACGGTGTCGATTCGTCCTCGGGCGGTGGCTCGCGAGCAGGTGGTGTGGGCGGCAGTGGCGCGGGTGGCGCTCTCGGGGTCGGGTCCGGCGGACTGGGCGGCAGTAGCGCGGGCGGTGGACGATCGGGTTCGGTCGCGGGGGCGGGTGGAAAACCAGGTGTCGCTGGGGTCGCCGGTAGCGGGCGCGCCGGTTCCGGTGTGCGTGGCACCGGGCCGATGGGCGCCGGGATGATGGGCGGGGAGCCGGAGGAGCCAGGGGCACCGGCGAGGACAAGGAGCACAAGACCCCCGACTACCTGATCACACTCGACAACGGCAACGAGTTGATCGGCAAGCTGCCCCTCGTGTCACCGCCGGTGATATGTGCATGAGCATGCGCAATTGGCAGCTGCGACCGGAGCTTTTCGACGCACTGTGGTCCGGTACCGGGCAGGACCGCATGCCCTACCCGTTTCGGATTGTCAGCCCACATGCCGGACTCAAAGCATATGTCGCAGAGCAGAACCGGATACGAGAAGCATTCGGGGGAGCAGAGCACGACGATGTGCGCGCGGCGTTGGAGATGCTTGCCGAACCCGACGTGTATGTCGAGGTCTCCGGTTCCACCGCCCACGAGGCGCCGATCCGAATCATCGGCGCGCAGCGCCGACAATGGTCGGTGATCGCGACACAACTCGCCGGCCGGGCCCCGCAGGTCGGTGGCGACGTGGTGATCGGGACCGGCGCGGCGGGGCAACTGGGCGCCCAGCTGATCGGCCTCATCCCACCGAACGCCGCCGGCCGCCGCCGATTCCAGCGGCGCGACGACGAAGGCACCCACTTCTCGCAAGGAATCTTGCAGGACGTCAATCGGGTGGCCCCCGCCCGACTCGAAACCGCCGTGCAGAAGGGATACGCGGGCCGCGGCAAGATCCGAGTCTTCCGCGGTCCCCGCTACGGCGCCGGCAGGGACATCGGAGTTCTGCACTGGATCGACATCGCGGGCGACGGACGCTATGCCATCGGCCCACACGATCCCGGCGCAGCCAACCCGGCAGGACCTCGTGAACTCGTATCGGCGCTCGACACCCTGATCCGAGTCGGTGCCACCCAGCGAGCAGGCTCGACGACCGCCCGCGGTTGGTAGATTTGCCACGACGTGCAGGGTGGGGACGACAACCAAGGGGGACACGAACATGGCTGGTCCGGACGCACCGGAAGCCGGATGGAAGGCTTTCACCGAGAACGTGGTCGGGGGTGGCAGGCTCGAACTGGACCCCGCCGGCATCGAGCAGTGCATCAAGCTGTGTCAGGAGCATGCTGATCGGATGAGACTCCTCGGAGGCAGAGCCCGCCGAGAACTTCGCGCTTCGAATCTCGGATTGGGGGAGCAGGACATCGAGTCGGCAAAGCAGCTTGCACGAAAGTTCGATGAGAAGGCGATCGGCGGAGATGACATCGAGTTTGCGAACACGGCCGTGGGCTTGTTTCTGGCTCACGAGACCTACGCGTCGGATATGAAGTCGATGTTCGAGGCTGTCTTGGCGCGTTACAGAGAGCAGGACGCTGCAACAGCAGCGCGATTGGGATCCGTCGGTGTGCAACTGTGAGGGGTTTCGCGGACTGCGCAACAGTGGGAGCGCTCAGTGTGCTTTCGGTGGTCGGCGTCGTCGCATGCTCGCAGCCGGTTGACGGGGAGCCCGCCGGAGAGCCTGCTATCGAGATCGCCTACCAGCCATGCGACGACTTCTCGCCCGAAGCACTCGCCACGGCGGGAATCGACGCGGCTCCGCCCGACCGGATGCCGAATCGAAATAACCCGCCGAATCATGCGTGCGGATTTTTGTCGCGAGACCCCTATTACGTCGCTGTCGTCTCCGCGATCGGTGCACCCTTCAGCGGTGTCGCGAGTGACGACCGCTTCACCGTCCTGAGTGAGACGACGATTGGCGGCCGCCCGGCGCTGGTGTCGGATTTCCGTGGTGGGAGTGCGTGCACGGTGTCGGTGGCGATCGAGCCGGGGATTCTCGAGTTCATGATCGGGTACAGCGAGTTGGAGGATTTCACGACCGTCGACGCTGCGTGTGATCAGGCGACGAAGGTGGCGACGACGCTGGCGCCGTATTTCCCCGACCACCTGTAGGCCGCACTG comes from Rhodococcus oxybenzonivorans and encodes:
- the rlmB gene encoding 23S rRNA (guanosine(2251)-2'-O)-methyltransferase RlmB, whose translation is MAGNSSRRGAVRKSGTKKGQVAGSGGQRRRGLEGRGATPPAEARTKHPAAKRAARASREAEKQPGRGRQTAGRKVLDGPETVLGRNPVVECLRAGVPATALYVAVGTESDDRLKESVQRAADAGISILEVPRTDLDRLSANGLHQGIALQVPPYRYAHPDDLLAEARKHQEAPLLVALDNITDPRNLGAVVRSVAAFGGHGVVIPERRSAAVTAVAWRTSAGAAARLPIARATNLTRTLKDWASKGVQVVGLDAGGDTTLDDFDGSGPVVVVVGSEGKGLSRLVRENCDAILSIPMAGPVESLNASVAAGVVLADIARRRRS
- a CDS encoding biotin-dependent carboxyltransferase family protein; the protein is MAWLEVVRTGPFTTVQDRGRPGYASVGVGESGAADRVAHDCANRLVGNRSGAATLEITLGGLAVRVAGTVSVAVTGARAPVTVNSRPQPDYTMLHLESGDLLEVAYASEGLRSYLAVRGGVDVPPVMGSRSRDTLSDLGPDPVAEGDRILVGADCTDWPADEFAPPPAAPEDPLMMRVRLGPRDDWFTKASVDALLRETWTVSSDTNRVGARLSGPGPLHRAITRELPSEAMVAGALQVPPDGRPILFLADHPVTGGYPVIAVVVEDDLPMAAQLRPGHRMRFHRMVAPTIPR
- a CDS encoding 5-oxoprolinase subunit B family protein, with the translated sequence MRVLDVGDAAVLAEFEDLDTVLAHFRALDEARPPGVGEIVPAARTILVRFDRAATSRDRVVRWLRTTEPRTGSPEDTSEHLQISVRYDGPDLEEVAELTGLGVDGVIEAHTGTPWTVAFSGFAPGFGYLTGGAPELHVPRRSTPRTSVPAGAVGLAGEFTGIYPRNSPGGWQLIGSTDERIWDAQRSPPALLRPGVVVHFAPVSTS
- a CDS encoding LamB/YcsF family protein, with the translated sequence MPAIDLNSDLGESFGAWTLGDDLAMLKLVTSANVACGFHAGDPTTLLSTCRSAADLTVRIGAQVGYRDLAGFGRRFIDVAPRDLTADVVYQIGALDGLAQVCGSAVAYVKPHGALYNAIVHHREQARAVVAAIRAYDDTLPVLGLPGSVFLEEAEAAGLRTVAEAFADRAYTPEGTLVPRTTAGSVLHDPAVVAERVRRLALDSTLEAVDGTLLAIAPESVCVHGDTPAAVEMAASIRQLLDAEGITVEPFV
- a CDS encoding ESX secretion-associated protein EspG, encoding MSMRNWQLRPELFDALWSGTGQDRMPYPFRIVSPHAGLKAYVAEQNRIREAFGGAEHDDVRAALEMLAEPDVYVEVSGSTAHEAPIRIIGAQRRQWSVIATQLAGRAPQVGGDVVIGTGAAGQLGAQLIGLIPPNAAGRRRFQRRDDEGTHFSQGILQDVNRVAPARLETAVQKGYAGRGKIRVFRGPRYGAGRDIGVLHWIDIAGDGRYAIGPHDPGAANPAGPRELVSALDTLIRVGATQRAGSTTARGW
- a CDS encoding DUF3558 family protein: MGALSVLSVVGVVACSQPVDGEPAGEPAIEIAYQPCDDFSPEALATAGIDAAPPDRMPNRNNPPNHACGFLSRDPYYVAVVSAIGAPFSGVASDDRFTVLSETTIGGRPALVSDFRGGSACTVSVAIEPGILEFMIGYSELEDFTTVDAACDQATKVATTLAPYFPDHL